The Populus trichocarpa isolate Nisqually-1 chromosome 2, P.trichocarpa_v4.1, whole genome shotgun sequence genome has a window encoding:
- the LOC7472629 gene encoding 1-aminocyclopropane-1-carboxylate synthase 9: MLSAKASHDSHGQDSSYFLGWQEYEKNPYHDVHNPSGIIQMGLAENQLSFDLIESWIARNPDAVGLKKNGASIFKELALFQDYHGLPAFKNAIVKFMAEIRGNKVKFDPNKLVLTAGSTSANETLMFCLAERGDAFLVPTPYYPGFDRDLRWRTEVEIVPIHCSSSNDFQITMPALEKSYQEAQRLDLKVKGVLITNPSNPLGTTMTRDELNHLISFCTAKNIHIVSDEIYSGTVFDCPKFISITEALMDRHLENTDIWSRIHVVYSLSKDLGLPGFRVGMIYSNNETLVSAATKMSSFGLISSQTQYLLSGMLSESKFTNNYMEKNSKRLRKRKEMLVSGLQSAGIKCLKSNAGLFCWVDMRHLLSSQTFEAEKELWKKILFDVGLNIPPGSSCHCSEPGWFRICFANLSEGTLKVAMKRIKNFVDNNYQEMVCDQRSIIYKWLSKILSYNHEADRY, translated from the exons ATGTTGTCTGCGAAAGCTAGTCATGACTCCCATGGACAAGACTCTTCCTACTTTCTAGGGTGGCAAGAGTATGAGAAGAATCCATATCACGATGTGCATAATCCATCTGGGATTATTCAGATGGGACTTGCAGAGAATCAG CTTTCTTTTGACCTTATTGAATCTTGGATAGCAAGAAATCCGGATGCGGTTGGGTTGAAGAAGAATGGTGCATCGATATTCAAAGAATTGGCTCTCTTTCAAGACTACCATGGCTTGCCTGCTTTCAAGAAT GCAATAGTGAAGTTTATGGCTGAAATAAGAGGAAACAAAGTAAAATTTGATCCCAACAAGCTTGTGCTCACAGCTGGTTCAACTTCTGCTAACGAGACTCTAATGTTTTGCCTTGCTGAGCGAGGCGATGCATTCCTTGTCCCTACGCCATACTATCCAGg ATTTGATAGAGATCTTCGATGGCGGACTGAAGTTGAAATCGTTCCAATACATTGCTCAAGTTCAAACGACTTTCAGATTACCATGCCTGCATTAGAAAAATCTTATCAAGAAGCCCAGAGACTTGACTTGAAAGTTAAGGGGGTATTGATCACGAATCCTTCAAACCCCTTAGGGACAACAATGACCCGCGATGAGCTTAACCACCTCATTAGTTTTTGCACGgccaaaaatattcatatagTAAGTGATGAAATTTATTCAGGCACAGTTTTTGACTGTCCTAAGTTTATAAGCATCACAGAGGCCTTGATGGACCGACACCTGGAAAATACAGATATATGGAGCCGCATTCACGTTGTTTACAGTCTCTCAAAGGATCTGGGCCTACCAGGTTTTCGAGTTGGCATGATTTACTCCAACAATGAAACATTAGTTTCTGCCGCGACCAAAATGTCaagttttggtttgatttcttcCCAAACTCAGTATCTACTCTCGGGCATGCTTTCTGAAAGCAAATTCACTAACAACTACATGGAGAAAAATAGCAAGAGACTaagaaagaggaaagaaatgCTTGTTTCTGGCCTTCAATCCGCAGGAATCAAGTGTTTGAAAAGCAATGCCGGCTTGTTCTGCTGGGTGGACATGAGACATCTCTTAAGCTCTCAGACCTTTGAAGCGGAAAAGGAGCTTTGGAAGAAGATTTTATTTGACGTTGGGTTAAACATCCCTCCTGGGTCATCTTGCCATTGCTCGGAGCCTGGCTGGTTCAGAATTTGCTTTGCAAACCTCTCTGAAGGGACTCTCAAAGTTGCAATGAAACGTATCAAGAACTTCGTAGACAACAACTACCAGGAAATGGTCTGTGATCAAAGATCAATCATCTATAAGTGGCTCTCCAAAATATTATCATACAATCATGAAGCTGACCGTTATTAA